A window from uncultured Desulfobacter sp. encodes these proteins:
- a CDS encoding CoB--CoM heterodisulfide reductase iron-sulfur subunit A family protein: MTTENSAPVSGSIMVVGGGISGLTTALEAAEVGYEVFLIEKEASLGGRVTQLKHYFPKLCPPTCGLEINYRRLKDNKNIKVYTLSEVQNVDGKPGDYTVTVKTAPRYVNSNCTCCGECEKVCETEISNEFNFGMNRRKAAYLPHNMAFPQRYVMDSAMGKEDRDKVKEACKYGAVDFTMEENTFDLKVGAVVFTTGWQPYDATRIDNLGFGRYQNIITNMMLERLASSNGPTEGKIIRPSDDKAPETIAFAQCAGSRDENHLPYCSYICCLASLKHATYIRAQYPDAKIYIYYIDLRTPGRKYENFYAKLKADENVFFVKGKVAEVSEQSGTGNINLVAEDTISGEKIRQTVDMLVLATGMQPSCAIDKPAADLTFDDEGFIINDFAKGGLFAAGCANKPADVVTSNQNATGMALKAIQTLRR, encoded by the coding sequence ATGACTACAGAAAATTCAGCCCCGGTAAGTGGAAGCATTATGGTGGTTGGTGGTGGAATCAGCGGTCTTACAACCGCTTTGGAAGCTGCCGAAGTGGGCTATGAAGTCTTCCTTATTGAAAAGGAAGCTTCCCTTGGTGGAAGAGTTACCCAGCTCAAACACTACTTCCCCAAACTCTGCCCGCCTACCTGCGGTCTTGAAATCAATTACAGACGCCTCAAAGATAACAAAAACATCAAAGTGTACACACTTTCCGAGGTACAGAATGTTGACGGCAAGCCTGGAGATTACACCGTCACCGTAAAAACCGCACCCCGGTATGTAAACAGCAACTGCACCTGCTGCGGTGAATGTGAAAAAGTGTGCGAAACTGAAATCAGCAATGAATTCAACTTTGGCATGAACCGGCGCAAAGCTGCATATCTGCCCCACAACATGGCCTTCCCCCAGCGGTATGTCATGGATTCAGCCATGGGCAAAGAAGACCGGGATAAAGTCAAAGAAGCCTGCAAATACGGCGCTGTTGATTTTACCATGGAAGAAAACACATTTGACCTGAAGGTTGGTGCGGTTGTATTCACCACAGGATGGCAGCCCTATGATGCCACCCGCATTGACAACCTGGGTTTTGGCCGGTACCAGAACATTATTACCAACATGATGCTGGAACGCCTGGCTTCCTCCAACGGCCCCACCGAAGGAAAAATCATCCGCCCGTCCGATGACAAGGCCCCCGAAACCATCGCCTTTGCCCAGTGTGCAGGTTCCAGAGATGAGAACCACCTGCCCTACTGCTCTTATATCTGCTGCCTGGCATCCCTAAAACATGCCACCTACATCAGAGCCCAGTATCCCGATGCCAAAATTTACATATATTATATAGATCTGCGGACACCAGGCAGAAAATACGAAAACTTCTATGCCAAACTCAAAGCAGATGAAAACGTATTCTTTGTAAAAGGCAAGGTTGCTGAAGTCAGTGAACAGAGCGGCACCGGCAACATCAATCTTGTGGCTGAAGATACCATCTCCGGTGAAAAAATCAGGCAGACCGTTGACATGCTGGTACTTGCCACCGGCATGCAGCCCTCCTGCGCCATTGATAAACCCGCAGCGGATCTGACCTTTGATGACGAAGGCTTTATTATCAATGACTTTGCTAAAGGCGGCCTGTTCGCAGCAGGGTGTGCCAATAAACCGGCCGATGTTGTGACATCCAACCAGAATGCAACCGGCATGGCCCTTAAAGCCATTCAGACTCTGAGGAGGTAA
- a CDS encoding FAD-dependent oxidoreductase → MDKKYGVYICTGCGIGDTLDIESLKSIPDDEGVNCTTHPFLCSKAGVELIQKDIDEGKVNAMVIGACSRRVNFDVFNFPGCIIERSNLREGVVWPHSRETYPALTEEQKDDGESFDRIQMKAQDYIKMGMIRLEKVGLPEPYQTQSFSKKVLVLGGGVTGMSAALDAAKAGYEVTIVEKTASLGGYAAKLRSQMPVQSPFETLQAPVVDALVQEVEGNANIDVRTNCVVARIAGQPGEFTVTMKNPGEKIPFDVPFPLPPEELVDESGKELDADAAHEKYLIYNEGKEDILSLDPNGELYGAVVLAAGWRPDVLAGEAYAHLSIDNPDVVTNDEFEMIAAKGKILKPSNGKEAKNVVFIQSAGKDEDDSDFEYTGSVTSMVALKQARYVREDYADGKAYVIYQHMRTPGLQEYFYKAMQQDDGIFLTKGAVTDVTATSSELMVTAQNTLLGENLVIKADMVVVASGMVPATKDNPIINLAYRQGPGFRDNDIFGQYADSNYICFPYETQRTGIYAAGTIRRAMTIEESMEDAAGAALKAIQCIESANRGMAVHPRSGDMTYPDFFFQRCTQCKRCTVECPFGALDDDAKGTPKANPTRCRRCGTCMGACPERIISFADYTIDSIGSQVKAISVPSEDDYSEPPLRFLALVCENDALPAFDMVGMNRVDYSPDVRIIPVRCLGSVNTIWIKDALAQGIDGVILVGCKHGDDYQCHFVKGSELAEIRVKKIGDALASLALENERVAFAEVAIDEYDKLPKIINDFVEEVDALGPNPFKGF, encoded by the coding sequence ATGGATAAAAAATACGGCGTATATATCTGCACAGGCTGTGGTATCGGTGACACACTTGACATTGAGTCGCTGAAAAGTATCCCCGATGACGAGGGTGTTAATTGCACTACCCACCCCTTCCTGTGCTCCAAAGCAGGTGTTGAACTCATCCAAAAGGACATTGACGAGGGCAAAGTAAACGCCATGGTTATCGGCGCTTGCTCCCGCCGGGTGAATTTCGATGTATTTAACTTCCCCGGATGCATCATTGAACGCTCCAATCTCAGAGAAGGTGTCGTATGGCCCCATTCACGGGAAACCTACCCGGCCCTGACCGAAGAACAAAAAGATGACGGAGAAAGCTTTGACCGTATCCAGATGAAGGCTCAGGATTACATCAAAATGGGTATGATCCGCCTGGAAAAAGTCGGGCTTCCCGAACCCTACCAGACACAGTCCTTTTCCAAAAAGGTGCTTGTGCTCGGCGGTGGTGTAACCGGTATGTCTGCAGCCCTTGATGCGGCCAAAGCCGGTTATGAAGTCACCATCGTAGAAAAAACAGCATCCCTTGGCGGATATGCAGCCAAGCTTCGCAGCCAGATGCCGGTTCAGTCCCCCTTTGAAACCCTTCAAGCCCCAGTTGTTGACGCACTTGTCCAGGAAGTTGAAGGCAACGCCAACATTGATGTGCGGACCAACTGCGTTGTGGCACGTATTGCTGGCCAGCCGGGTGAGTTCACCGTAACCATGAAAAACCCCGGTGAAAAGATCCCCTTTGATGTACCCTTTCCACTGCCTCCTGAAGAGCTTGTGGATGAAAGCGGCAAAGAACTGGACGCCGACGCTGCCCACGAAAAATATCTGATATACAATGAAGGCAAAGAAGATATTCTTTCCCTTGACCCGAACGGAGAGCTTTACGGTGCTGTAGTTCTTGCAGCCGGATGGCGGCCTGACGTTCTTGCAGGCGAAGCATACGCTCACCTTTCAATAGATAATCCAGACGTAGTCACCAATGACGAATTTGAGATGATTGCGGCCAAGGGAAAAATCCTGAAACCGTCCAACGGCAAGGAAGCCAAAAACGTGGTATTCATCCAGTCTGCCGGCAAGGATGAGGACGACAGCGATTTTGAATACACAGGTTCCGTAACTTCCATGGTTGCCCTGAAACAGGCACGTTATGTCAGGGAAGACTATGCTGACGGCAAAGCCTATGTAATTTACCAGCACATGAGAACCCCCGGCCTGCAGGAATATTTCTACAAAGCCATGCAGCAGGATGACGGTATTTTCCTGACCAAGGGTGCTGTGACCGACGTTACTGCCACAAGCAGTGAACTGATGGTAACCGCCCAAAACACACTGCTGGGTGAAAACCTGGTGATCAAAGCCGACATGGTTGTTGTGGCAAGCGGCATGGTTCCTGCCACCAAAGACAATCCGATCATCAACCTGGCTTACCGCCAGGGCCCTGGCTTCAGGGATAACGATATTTTTGGGCAGTATGCCGACTCCAACTACATCTGCTTCCCCTATGAAACCCAAAGAACCGGTATTTATGCCGCTGGCACCATCCGCCGTGCCATGACCATTGAAGAGTCCATGGAAGATGCAGCCGGTGCAGCACTCAAAGCCATTCAGTGTATTGAAAGCGCCAACCGCGGCATGGCCGTTCACCCCCGTTCCGGCGACATGACTTACCCGGACTTCTTCTTCCAGAGATGTACCCAGTGCAAACGCTGCACGGTTGAATGCCCCTTCGGCGCCCTGGATGATGATGCCAAAGGAACCCCCAAAGCCAATCCCACCCGCTGCCGTCGCTGCGGTACCTGCATGGGTGCCTGTCCGGAACGTATTATCTCCTTTGCCGATTACACCATTGACAGTATCGGTTCCCAGGTCAAGGCCATCAGCGTTCCTTCCGAGGACGATTACAGTGAACCGCCCCTGCGCTTCCTGGCCCTGGTGTGTGAAAACGATGCATTACCTGCATTTGATATGGTGGGCATGAACCGCGTGGATTACTCACCTGATGTCCGGATCATTCCGGTCCGCTGCCTGGGTTCCGTGAATACCATCTGGATCAAGGACGCACTTGCCCAGGGTATTGACGGCGTTATCCTCGTGGGTTGCAAACATGGCGATGATTACCAGTGCCATTTTGTCAAAGGTTCCGAACTTGCTGAAATCCGCGTGAAAAAGATCGGTGACGCCCTTGCTTCACTGGCCCTTGAAAATGAACGTGTTGCATTTGCAGAAGTTGCCATTGATGAATATGACAAACTGCCCAAGATCATCAACGACTTTGTTGAAGAAGTGGACGCACTGGGTCCGAACCCGTTCAAAGGTTTCTAA
- the qmoC gene encoding quinone-interacting membrane-bound oxidoreductase complex subunit QmoC translates to MSANYIAQPDLGFIAEIRGLGGETLKKCYQCATCSVACPIAPEDSPFPRKEMIAASWGLKDKLICNGDIWLCHQCGDCTDMCPRGAAPGDVLAAIRSAAITEYATPKPLAKAINDPSKLPLLVGIPAAWFALLAIITTGFGGTMEKIFHFLFGDALGGRLHWSHAHPGAEHVIAHSNFVSTWFVDMTFVPTAIFATAVFFLALKRFIVDIHENAVLEGKTDKTSLDYKALLMSIKNVIPTVLKHDKFNQCGSNKDRATPHMMVLFAFIGLFVVTAVCGIMLYVGGYAGPYPQLNPIKWLANIAGVSLVIGSGIMIKNRLTNKKQLTAYKDWFILGVVFTLGLTGMLTEMARLADIAWLAYFFYWIHLVAIFELFAFLPFSKMAHIVYRTVAMGYADYANRK, encoded by the coding sequence ATGAGTGCCAATTATATTGCCCAACCAGATCTGGGATTTATTGCCGAGATTAGAGGTCTTGGCGGAGAAACGCTGAAAAAATGTTACCAATGCGCCACTTGCTCTGTGGCATGCCCCATTGCACCGGAAGACAGCCCCTTTCCCAGAAAGGAAATGATTGCAGCTTCCTGGGGTCTTAAAGATAAACTGATCTGCAACGGTGACATCTGGCTGTGCCACCAGTGCGGTGACTGCACGGACATGTGCCCCCGTGGTGCGGCACCTGGTGATGTACTTGCAGCGATTCGCTCTGCGGCCATCACTGAATATGCAACGCCCAAACCCCTTGCCAAGGCTATAAACGATCCGAGCAAGCTGCCCTTGCTGGTTGGTATCCCTGCTGCCTGGTTTGCCCTGCTTGCCATCATCACCACCGGTTTTGGCGGCACCATGGAAAAAATTTTCCATTTCCTGTTCGGCGATGCCCTTGGCGGGCGCCTTCACTGGTCCCATGCGCACCCGGGTGCAGAACATGTGATTGCACATTCTAACTTTGTGTCCACCTGGTTTGTGGATATGACCTTTGTTCCCACGGCTATTTTTGCCACTGCTGTTTTCTTTCTTGCATTGAAACGCTTCATTGTGGACATTCATGAAAATGCGGTTCTTGAAGGCAAAACAGACAAAACCAGCCTGGATTACAAAGCGCTGTTAATGTCCATCAAAAATGTCATCCCCACCGTGTTAAAACATGATAAGTTCAACCAGTGCGGTTCCAATAAAGATCGTGCCACCCCGCACATGATGGTGCTGTTTGCCTTTATCGGCCTTTTCGTTGTTACGGCTGTATGCGGCATCATGCTCTACGTGGGCGGTTATGCAGGTCCTTATCCCCAGCTGAACCCCATTAAATGGCTGGCCAACATCGCAGGTGTTTCCCTGGTCATCGGTTCAGGCATCATGATCAAAAACAGACTCACCAACAAAAAACAACTGACAGCCTATAAAGACTGGTTTATTCTTGGTGTTGTCTTCACCCTTGGCCTTACCGGTATGCTCACTGAAATGGCCCGCCTGGCTGATATTGCTTGGCTTGCTTATTTCTTCTACTGGATTCATCTGGTTGCCATTTTCGAGTTGTTTGCATTCCTGCCGTTCTCAAAAATGGCCCACATTGTTTACCGTACGGTTGCAATGGGCTATGCAGATTACGCCAACAGAAAATAA
- a CDS encoding OmpA family protein, whose product MKKLIITGVVIVFSATLFSCATMQNNQQRGTAVGAGAGAAVGAILGQVIGRDTQATLIGAGIGAALGGLTGNQVGKYMDLEERELRNAMAASETASIQREQDVLKATFKSEAYFDYDSSRLKPGAYPELRRVADILIKYPHSRIEVAGHTDTKGSIDYNQRLSEQRAQAVANQLIYNGVSAQRVTTVGYGKSRPISSNDAVNRRVEILIMPVMEGSY is encoded by the coding sequence ATGAAAAAATTAATTATCACAGGCGTTGTTATTGTTTTTTCAGCCACTCTTTTTTCATGCGCAACCATGCAGAACAATCAACAAAGGGGAACGGCTGTGGGTGCCGGGGCCGGAGCGGCCGTGGGTGCCATTTTAGGCCAGGTCATCGGCAGGGACACCCAAGCAACGCTGATCGGTGCGGGTATCGGTGCGGCCCTTGGCGGGCTGACAGGTAATCAGGTCGGAAAATATATGGATCTGGAGGAGCGAGAGCTGAGAAATGCAATGGCGGCATCCGAAACGGCAAGTATACAGCGAGAACAGGATGTTTTAAAGGCAACCTTTAAATCAGAAGCGTATTTTGATTATGACTCCAGCCGTTTGAAACCAGGGGCATACCCCGAACTGAGACGGGTTGCCGATATTTTAATCAAATATCCCCATTCCCGCATTGAAGTGGCAGGACACACGGACACCAAAGGGTCCATAGATTATAACCAGAGACTCTCTGAACAACGCGCCCAAGCCGTTGCAAATCAATTAATCTACAATGGCGTTTCCGCCCAGAGGGTGACAACCGTAGGCTATGGCAAGTCCCGGCCAATCTCGTCCAACGACGCAGTGAACCGGCGCGTGGAAATCCTTATTATGCCCGTTATGGAAGGCTCATATTAG
- a CDS encoding aminotransferase class I/II-fold pyridoxal phosphate-dependent enzyme, protein MNPIQSSDRMKNVHSDIRGPVFEKAMEMVAAGIDVLRLNTGNPDTFGFTMPDSVRTALVDNVDKAVGYCDLKGMPAARKAICDYHVGKGLVDLSMDDIFIGNGVSEVVNMAMTTFLNPDDEILIPSPSYSLWTNMAYIVGAKPVLYRCDESSDWYPDVADIRNKITAKTRAILVINPNNPTGALYSKGVLEQIIQIARENKLLICSDEIYDRLVMDDLEHVSTAALAPDLPVFTFNGLSKSHIICGFRCGWLAVSGPRKQTADLIASITKLAAMRLCGNALTQLVIPAALADGQSTKALIAPGGRIYEQREATIKALDQIEGITYVKNSAAFYLFPKLDAQKFNITDDKKFVLDLLESKHILLVAGSGFDWPDPDHFRIVMLPEPAVLSQAMHQIGDFLSTYRQK, encoded by the coding sequence ATGAATCCCATACAATCTTCAGATCGAATGAAAAATGTACATTCGGACATACGTGGTCCTGTTTTTGAAAAAGCCATGGAAATGGTTGCCGCCGGCATTGATGTCCTGAGACTCAATACCGGAAATCCGGATACATTTGGATTTACCATGCCCGACAGTGTGCGCACGGCCTTGGTCGATAACGTGGACAAAGCCGTGGGATATTGTGATCTAAAAGGCATGCCCGCAGCCAGAAAAGCAATATGTGACTATCATGTCGGCAAAGGCCTTGTGGACCTTTCCATGGATGATATATTCATTGGAAACGGGGTCAGTGAAGTTGTCAATATGGCGATGACTACATTTTTAAATCCCGATGATGAGATTCTGATTCCGTCTCCAAGTTATTCACTTTGGACCAATATGGCATATATTGTCGGCGCAAAACCGGTGCTTTACCGGTGTGATGAATCATCTGACTGGTATCCCGATGTGGCCGATATTCGAAATAAAATCACCGCTAAAACCCGCGCCATACTTGTTATCAATCCCAACAATCCAACGGGAGCCCTATATTCCAAAGGGGTGCTGGAACAGATTATTCAAATCGCCAGAGAAAATAAGCTGCTGATATGTTCGGATGAAATTTATGACCGATTGGTGATGGATGATTTGGAACATGTATCCACAGCGGCACTTGCGCCCGACTTGCCGGTTTTCACCTTCAACGGCTTATCCAAGTCACATATCATATGCGGGTTTCGCTGTGGATGGCTGGCCGTCAGCGGGCCGCGCAAGCAAACAGCCGATTTAATCGCCTCTATCACAAAATTAGCGGCAATGCGTTTGTGCGGCAATGCATTGACCCAGCTTGTGATTCCGGCGGCATTGGCGGATGGCCAGAGTACAAAAGCATTGATTGCGCCCGGCGGAAGAATTTATGAACAAAGAGAGGCGACAATCAAAGCGTTGGACCAGATTGAGGGAATTACATACGTTAAAAACTCGGCCGCGTTTTATCTTTTCCCCAAACTTGATGCACAAAAGTTTAATATTACAGACGACAAGAAATTTGTACTGGATTTACTGGAAAGCAAACATATTCTGCTCGTTGCAGGCAGCGGGTTTGACTGGCCGGATCCTGACCATTTTAGAATCGTCATGCTGCCGGAACCCGCAGTGTTGTCACAGGCGATGCATCAGATCGGTGATTTTCTCAGTACATATCGCCAGAAATAA
- a CDS encoding methyl-accepting chemotaxis protein, which yields MNWSQLTIGKKITIGFGVVIILLVVLGGLSFTGVGGIVKNASEVIDGKALDGELAQKEVDHLNWIGEINKFLTDETVTKLTVQTDHTQCGFGKWLYGEGRKHAEVLVPSLAPLFKEIEEPHRLLHESAIHIDDVFTEADPALPGFIANKLNDHLEWTAKIQEALLDNAPAVEVQTDHTLCAFGKWLYSDAAAKTAASDATLANLMEQIKVFHKQLHDSAKNIIESYRQVHLGLRNTLRLRLDDHRKWAAEVSKGIITRTPFNVKTDPETCRCGKWLISEEMSRIKAEDERLKDIFNRVKEPHKKLHESAVTINQLIKTGNVTAAASVFTSETQVRLKEVAGLFEQAIDYEEVLMKGREKAIEIFQAQSIPALNKIKELLSKLQNQAQNLLEGQYKAFAIYGSQTAPNLKKVQHLLGELRREVKKHMLTDKAMLDAATATKRNVAIIAVVAVVAGFFLSFVIAKGIIGVLTRISSGLSEGADQVAAAANEVSASSQSMAEGSSEQAASIEETSSSMEQMASMTKRNAENASNADSLMKESNGVVAGANKSMTALTLSMEDISKASEETSKIIKTIDEIAFQTNLLALNAAVEAARAGEAGAGFAVVADEVRNLAMRAASAAKDTAEMIDGTVKKVHEGAKIAATTSEAFTHVTESSKKVAQLVAEISEASKEQSEGISQVNIAIAEMDGVVQRNAANSEESASAAEQMSAQAEQLKDFVDDLVLLVTGKRNSKRSPGRRRPVKQISASSKAGAAKGMKLGHIPKSVRSDQISFDAEDEFKDF from the coding sequence ATGAACTGGAGCCAATTGACCATAGGCAAAAAGATAACCATTGGTTTTGGAGTTGTTATCATCCTTCTGGTCGTGCTGGGGGGATTGAGTTTCACCGGTGTGGGGGGAATTGTCAAAAATGCTTCCGAGGTTATTGACGGCAAAGCCCTGGACGGGGAACTGGCACAAAAAGAGGTGGATCATCTGAACTGGATCGGGGAGATCAACAAATTTTTAACTGATGAGACGGTTACCAAACTGACCGTACAGACAGATCATACACAATGCGGGTTCGGTAAATGGCTTTACGGTGAAGGCCGGAAACACGCCGAGGTGCTGGTTCCCTCCCTGGCTCCTCTCTTCAAGGAGATAGAAGAGCCCCACCGCCTGCTCCATGAATCTGCCATTCATATTGATGACGTGTTTACCGAAGCAGATCCGGCCCTGCCGGGATTTATCGCAAACAAGCTGAACGATCATCTTGAGTGGACTGCAAAAATTCAGGAGGCTCTCCTGGACAATGCACCGGCTGTTGAGGTGCAGACCGACCATACCCTGTGCGCATTCGGCAAATGGCTTTACAGTGATGCCGCGGCCAAAACAGCGGCATCGGATGCGACCCTGGCAAACCTCATGGAACAGATTAAAGTCTTTCATAAACAACTCCACGATTCGGCAAAGAACATTATTGAATCCTACCGCCAGGTTCATCTGGGACTGCGCAATACCCTGCGCCTGAGGCTGGATGATCACAGAAAGTGGGCCGCCGAGGTCAGCAAAGGCATAATAACCCGGACGCCCTTCAATGTAAAAACTGATCCTGAGACGTGCCGTTGTGGAAAATGGCTGATCTCAGAAGAAATGTCTCGTATCAAGGCTGAAGATGAGCGATTAAAAGATATTTTCAACCGGGTCAAGGAACCACACAAAAAACTGCATGAAAGTGCCGTCACAATCAATCAGTTGATAAAAACAGGAAATGTAACGGCGGCGGCGTCTGTTTTTACGTCAGAAACCCAGGTCCGTCTAAAGGAAGTTGCCGGGCTTTTCGAGCAGGCCATTGATTACGAAGAAGTGCTGATGAAAGGCCGGGAGAAGGCCATTGAGATATTTCAGGCCCAGTCCATTCCGGCATTAAATAAAATCAAAGAGTTGTTGAGCAAGCTTCAGAATCAGGCCCAGAATCTTTTGGAAGGGCAGTACAAGGCATTTGCCATTTACGGCAGCCAGACCGCGCCCAACCTGAAGAAAGTCCAGCATTTATTGGGAGAGCTCAGGAGAGAAGTAAAGAAACATATGCTCACGGATAAAGCCATGCTGGACGCTGCAACCGCAACCAAGAGAAATGTGGCCATCATCGCAGTGGTTGCCGTAGTTGCCGGTTTTTTTCTCTCCTTTGTCATTGCCAAAGGGATTATCGGCGTTTTAACCCGGATCAGCAGCGGTTTAAGTGAAGGTGCGGACCAGGTGGCTGCTGCTGCCAACGAAGTTTCAGCGTCCAGTCAGTCCATGGCTGAAGGCTCTTCCGAACAGGCCGCTTCCATTGAAGAGACTTCCTCTTCCATGGAACAGATGGCCTCCATGACAAAGCGGAACGCGGAAAATGCCTCCAATGCCGATTCATTAATGAAAGAGTCCAATGGCGTTGTTGCCGGGGCAAATAAATCCATGACCGCGCTTACCTTGTCCATGGAAGATATCTCCAAAGCCAGTGAGGAGACATCAAAGATTATCAAAACCATTGATGAGATTGCGTTTCAGACCAATCTGCTTGCCTTGAACGCCGCTGTCGAGGCTGCCCGGGCCGGAGAAGCCGGTGCCGGATTTGCGGTTGTGGCAGATGAGGTCAGAAATCTTGCCATGCGGGCGGCAAGTGCGGCCAAGGATACGGCTGAAATGATTGACGGTACCGTTAAAAAGGTCCATGAAGGGGCAAAAATAGCGGCCACCACAAGCGAGGCATTTACCCATGTAACTGAAAGTTCCAAAAAGGTGGCCCAGTTGGTGGCTGAAATATCTGAAGCCTCAAAAGAGCAGTCCGAAGGCATCTCACAGGTCAATATCGCCATTGCTGAGATGGACGGCGTGGTCCAGCGAAATGCCGCCAATTCAGAAGAATCGGCATCCGCGGCAGAGCAAATGAGTGCCCAGGCAGAACAGCTTAAGGATTTTGTGGATGATCTTGTACTGCTGGTGACAGGCAAGAGAAATTCAAAGCGAAGCCCTGGCAGACGCCGGCCGGTCAAACAAATTTCAGCAAGTTCTAAAGCCGGAGCAGCAAAAGGGATGAAACTTGGCCATATCCCCAAATCAGTTCGCTCTGATCAGATTTCGTTTGATGCCGAAGATGAATTTAAGGATTTTTAG
- a CDS encoding radical SAM protein, with the protein MRYEGPIYRPPSESDSLLIQATVGCPHNRCTFCTIYKNGTRFKIRPVKDITADIDSAAQVYGQNVKTVFFPAGNTIAMKTNDLAEICIYARKVFPDLERITVYGSSQYIHKKGPTCLKQLAEAGLNRIHVGLESGNDDVLRHVKKGVDAKRQIEAGQWVVAAGIELSLYVVLGLGGVDLTNAHADATAEAFNQINPDFIRLRTFVPKINTPMLDEVESGKFKMLGPHGILDETERLVRQLKVTSYLASDHYTNYIDVHGKLPESKGQIIKQIQAARQQPESAFRPFFIGEQ; encoded by the coding sequence ATGAGATATGAAGGTCCTATATATCGTCCGCCCAGTGAATCGGATTCACTTTTAATCCAAGCCACGGTGGGATGTCCCCACAATCGATGCACGTTTTGTACGATTTATAAAAATGGCACGCGTTTCAAAATCAGGCCTGTTAAAGATATTACGGCGGATATTGATTCTGCCGCCCAAGTTTATGGACAGAATGTCAAAACGGTGTTTTTCCCGGCAGGAAACACCATTGCCATGAAAACGAATGACCTGGCTGAGATCTGCATCTATGCCCGAAAAGTTTTTCCTGATTTGGAACGGATAACGGTCTACGGCTCGTCCCAATATATTCATAAAAAAGGCCCCACGTGTTTAAAACAACTGGCAGAGGCCGGATTGAACCGAATCCACGTGGGTCTTGAATCCGGCAACGATGATGTACTGCGCCATGTGAAAAAAGGCGTAGATGCCAAACGCCAAATCGAGGCAGGCCAATGGGTGGTTGCCGCCGGCATAGAGTTAAGTCTCTATGTTGTATTGGGACTTGGCGGCGTTGATTTAACCAACGCGCATGCCGACGCAACGGCGGAGGCCTTCAACCAGATTAATCCGGACTTTATCCGGCTTAGAACCTTTGTACCGAAAATCAATACCCCAATGCTGGATGAAGTTGAGTCCGGCAAATTTAAAATGCTCGGCCCACATGGTATTTTAGACGAGACCGAACGATTGGTTCGACAGCTGAAAGTCACTTCCTATCTGGCCAGTGATCATTACACTAATTATATCGATGTTCACGGTAAACTGCCTGAATCAAAAGGCCAAATAATAAAGCAGATTCAAGCCGCACGTCAGCAACCCGAATCTGCATTTCGGCCTTTTTTTATTGGAGAGCAATAA